The following are from one region of the Candidatus Zixiibacteriota bacterium genome:
- a CDS encoding DASS family sodium-coupled anion symporter: MYQKTITVLFIVLAAILVYILPIESLEEAPRRCLAIFVMAALLWITEIIPLYITGLAILFAEVVFLNPVLKLPSETYFSPFFSNIIVLFLGGFVLADTLHKFRLDERISRMILHRLGSNPKTILLGLMITSAFLSMWMSNTATAAMMIALSLPIMRGIDADDPYRKALILGIAFACNLGGIGTPIGTPPNAIAIKFMSDHGIEISFMRWVIASLPIALILVIGAWRIILMMYKPKIQSLIIDTKTSEPIGVRQRLLLLLFLITIGLWLTTEIHGMASGVVSMIPIIVIFGSGLMGKSDFKNLSWDILFLMGGGLTLGVAIQESGLSDWVMSYINLSAFPQSATSAIVAFISGTMTSFISNTSTANLLMPMVIGIKGMSLTAVCMAVAWAASASMVLPISTPPNAIAYGSGEIKIIDMLKAGLIVTLFSLIIITTLGYLWWKVLGIV, encoded by the coding sequence ATGTATCAAAAAACTATTACCGTTCTTTTTATTGTTTTAGCCGCAATTCTGGTTTATATCCTGCCAATCGAAAGCCTCGAGGAAGCGCCCCGCAGGTGTTTGGCAATCTTCGTTATGGCCGCTCTTCTATGGATCACAGAGATCATCCCGCTCTATATCACCGGTCTGGCTATTCTATTTGCCGAAGTGGTGTTTCTTAACCCGGTTTTGAAACTACCCTCGGAGACATACTTCAGCCCGTTTTTCTCCAATATAATCGTGCTCTTTCTGGGTGGATTCGTCCTGGCCGACACACTTCACAAGTTTCGCCTGGATGAACGAATCTCGCGCATGATCCTGCACAGGCTCGGTTCCAACCCGAAAACGATCCTTTTGGGGTTGATGATCACCTCGGCCTTTTTGTCGATGTGGATGTCGAATACGGCAACGGCGGCGATGATGATTGCGCTGTCGCTTCCGATCATGAGGGGTATCGATGCCGACGATCCCTACCGCAAGGCATTGATCCTGGGCATCGCCTTCGCCTGTAACCTGGGCGGAATCGGCACTCCAATCGGCACACCTCCCAACGCGATAGCAATCAAATTCATGTCCGATCATGGTATCGAGATCAGTTTCATGCGCTGGGTAATCGCATCATTGCCAATAGCGTTGATCCTGGTTATTGGAGCCTGGCGGATTATCCTCATGATGTATAAACCCAAAATACAGTCTTTAATCATCGATACAAAAACCAGCGAGCCGATTGGCGTCCGGCAAAGACTACTGCTTTTACTTTTTCTGATCACTATCGGTCTCTGGCTGACAACTGAAATCCACGGCATGGCCTCCGGTGTAGTCAGCATGATTCCGATAATAGTCATCTTCGGATCCGGCCTGATGGGTAAATCCGACTTCAAAAACCTGAGCTGGGATATTCTCTTTCTGATGGGGGGCGGATTGACATTAGGTGTGGCAATCCAGGAATCGGGCTTATCCGATTGGGTGATGTCCTATATTAACCTGTCTGCCTTTCCTCAATCCGCCACCAGCGCGATTGTGGCCTTTATTTCCGGCACAATGACATCGTTTATATCCAACACCTCGACTGCCAACCTGCTGATGCCGATGGTGATCGGGATCAAGGGAATGAGCCTGACTGCGGTCTGTATGGCGGTCGCGTGGGCGGCTTCCGCTTCCATGGTTCTGCCGATATCGACTCCGCCCAATGCTATCGCCTACGGTTCCGGTGAGATAAAAATTATCGATATGCTAAAAGCCGGCTTAATCGTGACACTGTTTTCTTTGATCATAATTACCACGCTCGGTTACCTGTGGTGGAAAGTCCTGGGAATTGTATAA
- a CDS encoding peptidoglycan DD-metalloendopeptidase family protein gives MNRSLYLLVFILLLFLSPAVSRNSDLDLEQLSRKKQELDSLLEVRQSAVEQVYLLQEQLSLTSRLIARLEKRQDRTQSEIEQLTGEIKSKKQAVARLKESLAINLKSFYMSYRPRPTLLVLAGDIHQAARQAHYFKATVNGLKTNLDSIMAIQADLEGKQSRLNRINDETRELVRRKNLEESLLNMKRNQKQKLLTRIERDVDLKQQYLEETSENRRQLAELTEDLGSGDSKAEFPRMKGRLIRPVEGHIIQHFGRKYDNQTGTETFFPGIAIEVEVGTEVVASVSGKVAHADYLRGFGNMVILAHGEGWYTLYGHLSRIDVVRGEAVEAGDIIGLSGQSGSDVGPALFFGVRNREESFDPVEWLK, from the coding sequence CCGCAAGAAGCAGGAACTCGACAGTTTGCTGGAAGTTCGCCAGTCAGCGGTCGAGCAGGTTTATCTTTTACAGGAACAACTCAGTCTGACCTCGCGTCTGATCGCCCGGCTGGAAAAACGCCAGGACCGTACTCAATCAGAAATCGAGCAGTTGACGGGCGAAATCAAAAGCAAGAAACAGGCGGTTGCCAGGTTAAAAGAGAGCCTGGCAATAAATCTCAAGAGCTTTTACATGAGCTATCGTCCGCGCCCCACGCTGTTGGTGTTGGCGGGAGATATACACCAGGCCGCCCGGCAGGCGCATTATTTCAAGGCAACCGTCAATGGTCTGAAAACCAACCTAGACAGTATCATGGCCATTCAGGCTGACCTTGAAGGCAAACAATCTCGTCTGAATCGAATTAATGATGAAACCAGGGAACTCGTCCGACGCAAAAACCTCGAAGAAAGTCTGTTGAACATGAAACGTAACCAGAAGCAGAAGCTTTTGACACGAATCGAGCGCGATGTCGACCTCAAACAGCAGTACCTGGAGGAAACATCAGAAAACCGCCGGCAACTTGCTGAGTTGACAGAGGATCTCGGAAGCGGGGATAGCAAAGCTGAATTTCCCCGTATGAAGGGACGGCTGATTCGCCCGGTCGAAGGTCATATTATTCAGCATTTTGGTAGAAAATATGACAACCAGACAGGTACTGAAACCTTCTTTCCGGGTATAGCGATCGAGGTTGAAGTCGGAACCGAGGTTGTCGCATCTGTCTCTGGCAAAGTGGCTCATGCCGATTACCTGCGCGGTTTTGGCAATATGGTGATACTTGCTCATGGCGAGGGCTGGTACACACTTTACGGTCACCTCTCCCGTATCGACGTCGTCCGGGGTGAAGCGGTCGAGGCGGGAGATATCATCGGACTTTCGGGCCAGAGTGGTTCCGATGTCGGTCCGGCCCTGTTTTTTGGTGTGCGCAACCGCGAGGAATCATTCGATCCGGTCGAATGGCTGAAATGA